ATTAGCACGTCTATCACATATAGAAAATTCATGATGTGCATCAGTAAAcatactaattaataaatataggtttaattactctattggtcTCTATAATTTcacgaaatttttaattaggtccctatactttttttctttttaattgggtccctatacgttatttttttttcaatttagtccctaTTAACGTTAAACGTCAAAAAAATGTTAGTGAATTGTGAAATTACGTCTATACTCTTAGGGACctaattaagaagaaaaaaaatatagggacttaattgaaaatttggtaaaactataaatattcaatgaaaGATATTCCTATAATCCCTATTCAATGATTATAAGacatgaaaaatatttctattattccttttattttgtcactatcatttttttgcttatttatatacaaattgtaCTAAAaatactttctcttttttttttcgactTTCAAAATACCTTATCTTAAGAACCTAAAAAAAAGAATGGATAAAATGAAATAGAAATAGTAGTAATAAGCATATATAAAATTCAGTTTTCATCCTTCAAGTATTGATTATGATAATGCATCCAGTTTACATAATAAACTTTACATTAATACTTAAGAGCATACTTACATCTAGTTTGAAATTGGAGGAATGCATCCACCAATTGATATTGTATAcaaataaacaataatcaatgtaaaataaaatactacaaTTTTTGTATGCGCCCTTTAGCAAATGGGCAAAAGATTATCACTATGAAAATCCTGCTATGCCTAATGAATGCAAAATTGGGTGACTTCAATTCAATAGATAACTACTCATGCCTGtctaagaatttttttataacgaCTGAGAATGCCGCAAAGCCAGCACAACCAGCACATGCTGCTTTTGGACCACCTATCAAATACTTGTCCAAAAGAAACCATTGCTACATAATTAGCTGCTACCTGTAATTACAATTACAATTACATTACATAAGGTATATTACCAAAGGAGTGCGTATAGAAATGAAATTGCATTTGGCTAGATACAAATATGTTTGATTACACTGAGACAGAGATACAGAGAGACACATCATGACAAAACCATTGTCCCCGCGTCTTACATGTTGCTTAAAATGCGAAAGTGTTATAGTTCTATATTTCCTTTTTCAACGGTTAACTTCGAGTAGAATAGATATTATCTATCTTGTATTGCATATAAAAAAGAActgaacaaattaaaaaaatttcacacCTGAAATCCAACTGGGGACTAGAACCTTGTCCAACTTTAATATCCTTGTATTGCAAACCTGATTCAGTAGTTACCATAGTTACCTTCATTGCATAAAATTTTCAAAGTCAACATTAGTCATTTAGTTATGGGTATTCCAAGTAAAATCCATTGATACCATGGTGGTCATCGATTAAGGGTCTTAAAAATGTGAATATTAAAACTTAAGTGCAATTACATAGATTGGTTATTAATAGATTCTTTGCATGATGCATAAATTCTTTGAAAATATAAGAATGTCTGCTATTCCTTTAAGAATGATAGATTCTATTATCAAGAAAGAATAGCTTATATACTAATAATACTTTGAATTTTCAAGATTTATTTGAAGaatttctcttaaaaaataaCTGACATTTGAAAAAGGTGCTGATTAACATTAGTAGAAACAGGAGATGCAATGCAATTACATCAAATATCAAAGCATTATTAGCAATTTACAACAACCATTTGTAATGTTTTAgcagagaaaaataaagaaaggaggCAGAGAAGGAAACAATGTATTCTCACCATACATTATCATGCTCCTTTTCACAAGCTTCATCACATAGTTTCGGCTTATCTTCCGGGGATAAATCAGCTCCTTTGGCTTCCAATGAACCAACAAAGAGGCTTGAGATTCCCAAAGCCAATCCAAGAAAGTCTTTGCGGGAATTGGTATTAACCATAGCAGCACATTCAGTTGTATCTGAGGCCTTTGCTTTTACCACCGATCTTCGGTATTGCGGAACCAAGCATCAAAGCCTGTCAGCAGTAATGCCTTGAGGATTGCAGCCCAAACTTTTACAAGTAGAACCTGTATGCCTCTATGATAATGATCAATTAAACTCATAATCAACTAATTATAGATAACATCATAATTAaaactcataatcaattcaACTCTCTCAAaggcatttaatcaaacacctTATCTCCAATCTCACCTCTTTCCTTATTtctaacataataaattaattacagATAAAATACATAACCAGAACTCATAATCAAAATGTTTTAGCACAATCAAAACTAATTTTAGCAAACTAAGCTTCACAATTAGATCAATTGGTTCTCTTTGTCATTCAGAATGCTGGTTACCTAATCAAATAAAGTCAAATTATATACaagcaacaacaaaaaataaacataagcaAAATTAGAGGTACTTAACAATTAAGATTTCTCAACATTGAACCTAAAGCATTAGAATCGGGAGAGGATGCCGTTTGACTACTAGTTATTTTAAGCATAACATTTCTCTCGTTCTTAGTGTAGTGGGAGGAAGACATTATTGAGAAGAATTATTATCCAATGctaaaaaactaaaacaaaattcaatcaTTACCTGTTGTTGCCGAACCAGTCCAGACAGCAAAACGCGGAGTCGAGGAGCGGCGATTTAAGGCAAGGCACCGCGAGGCGCTGTGAGGCAAGGCGGGACGAGGGGATGCAATAGGCATGGCGGACGAGCGGAGCAGAACAGAGCACCTATGGGCGACGCAGAGAGACAATGACCACCCAACGACGGATGACGACGACGCCATAGAAGACGGCAGCAGAGTGCAACGGAGGAGAAATCCAATTGGGAACTTAGGAGAATAACCTAGGGATAGTTAGAGTTCTCTGATTTTGGGGGGACAAAAATATAAAGggtatttttagtattttataaaaatagaagtgtttttaattaaattttttgactaaattatgagaatatttgtttttttatggaATATTCTGTTATTTCAAATGGTTTTATGACGGTaaggactaaattaaaaaaaataaaagtatatggatccaattaaaaggaaaaaaaatatagggacataattgaaaattttgcgaaactataTGGAtcaacaaagtaattaaaccaaTAATATCtgattttatatattatcatttaattccaaatcaaaagtaataataatttattcaatttaatatttataacaataaataaaattatcattatataaatcatttaatttaaaataacataatttataattataattaatatatatattacccacaaataaattaaaataatttcctaacactATGCACCTTCATTGcaatatccaaaataaaagtTCCAGTCTCATACgccattatatatttatattccaCTTAGATCTAGAtccattttatcaaccaatgaGACTACGAGACACATATATATTGCTCTTTTGAGGCTTAACATATATTCATGTGCATGTATATACATAATGTTTCTGGTAGTTTACCCACATCTAATGCACTCATCAACAGGGAAATTATCCAATCATAGCAAGTCAATCACCATCAATTTGAAAACTAACTATACTATAATACatataacaaatattttattcgtatatcagaATTAATTTTAACTACTAATCACTTTGTGGTCCACAACAACCATAATAATTAAGGGTGGCTATATATATTTCAATTAACATCTCATTAATAATAAGTAGTAACAAGAATGCATTTTATTTGATCTCCTCCTTAAGGATTAAGATATTTGTTCGAATCCTGAAAATCTACAAATAATATTCAAAATGATTGTGGATTACGAAACTATCTAGCTGTTTCTTAACAAAGCATGTTCAATAGATAGGGATTAAGGGACATGAATTAAAGTGCATCATAGCGAGCTCGATCTCTCACAGTGACTTCATTTCTTGCACGAAACGAAAGAGTCAAGACAACTTCGTTCTCTTGCCATGAAGCATGAATTTTAATGGACACCACAcattaattcaataaaacttGACTTTAACATTACCACTAACAATTAAACTCCTTGCATTGCATTGCTTCCATATTTATGTTATGCCAAGTTGTATGCCAAGTCGGTTTAGGTAGTCCAATCTATTAAAGCGTTGTATGTCAAGTTGACATCGATAACGATGTAATCTATGTTCAGTGTCTTCAATCTCATACCTTTTTCAAAAGTGGTGTACAAAGAGATGTATCTGAGGGGTTAGATTGGTGTGTCCCCTTGTTCGGGTAGACTTTTAAATCCCCTTTTTACAACCCAAGCTTATCGAAAGTAGATTTGAATAAGATATCCACCTAATTGTCCTAGTTTATCAGGATTCTGTGGAGGTTGACATTTGCTAGGATCATTGTTAttaccatggggtcgtcgtgtccaGATATTATTTCTTCGGTGTCTTTTTTGGTGAACGTGATGTAGGCAAGTCGGGTAGTTTATTTTCCTTTCCGACGtggtatacctctttgaggtgccTTTTCCGGGATGATTTTGACATGCCTTCCCCAGTAAACCCCCCATTGATCACGTGCACAGGCTGCTTCGGGGTCTGAGGTGGATGTTCTTGTCGTCCTTCCTCTTCCTCCCTCATTCTCTTCTTCGGGTCGTCCGATTTGTTAGCCAGGTATCTGTCCAACCGATCTTCTCTGACAatcttttctatgacattctttaagtcATAACATTTATTGGTGGAATGTTCATAGAGCTTGTGGTATTCACAGTTCTTCGTTCGACTTTCTCCTTTTTTGTGTTTGTTCGAACGCAGAGGAGGAAGCTTCTCTATGTGGCATATCTCTCAATAGACGTCCACTAGCGATAGTATAAGAGGAGTATAATTGTGGTACTTCAGGGGCTTCTCGACATTCTGTTCTTCCTTCTTATTAGGTTCCTTATCTTTTTCGCGTGCTTGGTAGGGTAGATTTGACTGAGTCAGAGGTTCCCTGAGTCGGAAATTCTCCTCTATATTGATATATTTCTCTGCCTTTTCTTGAACTTCATTTAGAGAGACCGGATGTTTATTGGATATTGACTGGGAGAATAGTCCTTCTTTGAGGCCGTTGACTAGTCTTATGATTACAGCTTCAGTGGGTAGGTTCTGGATTTTcaggcatgctttgttgaatatTTCCATGTAATCACAGATGCTTTCCCCAACCTATTGTTGGATTCTTAGCAAGCTCGGTGCGTATCTCGGtttatccttctggatggagaactAGGAATGAACTTCTGAGATAAGTCGTCAAAACTAATTACCGACCTAAGAGGTAAggtgtcgaaccacttcatggacGCTTTAGTTAGAGTAGTCGGGAATGCTTTGCAGCGGGTAGCGTCTGAGGCGTCAACCAAGTACATTCTGCtttgaagttgctgagatggtgcCTAGGGTTGGTCATCCCGTCATAAAAGTCCATGTCGGAGATTTTAAAGTTCCTGGCTGGGCACCTTGGCCAGCATGATTTCTTCGCAGAATGGGTCTTCTTGCCCCAGAGGGCTGTCTTCCCGATCTATCCAATTAGTTTGGTTTCAGAGATCAGTTTTCAACTTTTGGAGCATttcttctaactcttttcgtcgtCTTACTTCTCTCCGTAGCTCTCATTCGGCCTCTCGCTGCCTTTCTACCTGGTACTTGAGTTGTTCTAGTCGATTTCGTTGGCCTCGAATGAGATCTAGTATCTTGACCGTCTGAGAGCGTTCTTTTTCCTCCAAGTGACGAACTTCCGAACAGATCTGCCTTGGTCGAGGATTAGCTGCTGGTCCTTCTCCTTGTGGGCCCTGTGGTTAAGGAGGTGGCAGTATGATGGCGTTACCCCCAGGTTGGGCCTCAGCTTTAGATTCTGATGCCGTATGGCCATCTTTACGCTGGTTGTCCGTCATTGTTGTGGGATGAATTTCAGGTCCCTGACAACGGTGCTAATAttttgagggttacctgaaacgttgatttgaatttgaacgTGAGGTCAAAATTTCTTAGTGTGGCAgtatccgacctctttggtaCGGAGGTGGCGCCTGTCCAAGTTTCTcgtgaggaggaggaggtggtacttgcaagagactctgatgcttaagttagcaagggctttaggtaggtttttagtagattagaacGTGAATTATACCTGGGAGGtgccagtgtatttatagtagagtatGTGACCTTCCTGGTAGGGAGTAATTCTATCTTATATGATGGATAGCCGTTCCCTGTACCTTGGAAGTTTGTTGGAGGTCTATCTTTTGAGAGGAGATAGAGATTCAATTGAAGTTTCTAGAAGCGGTGACCTGTTGCTTTAGACAGGTGGAACTAAGTTTCTTGTTGGGTCTCGCCTTATATTTGAGTCAGGGTATGATAAACAAAAAGtaatgtaaaaaatttttttcaaaaattaatcttTAAGTTGAATaccattttttctttaatgGCCTGTGTAAATTAAGTTCTGCCTTAGGATTAAAGGCATCTTATTTAAGAGATGATAGTGTTTTATTCTCCCAACAAAAGTATGCCTCGGAATTATTAGCTAAAGTAGGGATGTTATCAACAAATTCAATGCCAACACCCATGGTTTCATCGATAAAATTGCATTCTAATGATTTTGAGCCTtgtgaaaattgaaaattcacAATTATATAGATCTATAGTTGAAGCATTGCAATACTTGACAACCATCATCTAAATTTGGCATATTCAGTTAATAGAGTATCTCATCCATAACCTAGTTAGTCAGCATTGAAAAGAAGTGAAAAGGATCTAAAGATTCTTTAAATGTACTTAGCCAGTTGTTGATATTTTCTAAATGTACTGACCACAAGCTTTTGGCTTTTGCAAATGCAAATTGGGAAGGAGTAATGGAGGatcgaaaattaattataggCCATCGTATATATCTAGGAACCAACCTTATCTCATGAAAGTGTGACAAACACAGCAAAATTAGTAGAAGTAGTATAGTAAAGTAACATATTCTATATATCTTTACCAGAATCCGAAATAATCTCCATTCTGAAGCTGTTTGAAGAATTGAAGGTCTCTCAAAAGATGGCACTTATAACATATTGTGATAATCAGAATGTGTGCTTTTTAGTTGCAAATTTGATACTTCATAGTAAGTATACCAACATTTGGAACTTGATCTTCATTTCTTTTTTGATGTGCTGTTGGTATATTTTATTACTTGAGAAATAATGgagcattttaaattttattatattattgatgaatttagagatacaaaaatttatattaataatttaatttaaataatttattatttatttatttaaagttaTTAACCACGgttaaattattgattttttgaaCTGGTTCTTCGACTAAATTCTGCTCTCAAAAACTTGGTTAACGCACTTATTTACTCTTAGGGGgactatttaaaaaattattaaatgtacaaaaatattaattattatatatttatatataaatacaaatattttttaatttttttaatatatattttacatgaatgattatattttaTGCGTGcttagaataattatttaagaaaatgcaagaagTTAAATAAAGCGATTTATATTGTTACAAGCTTtcgttgaaaaaaaaaaatgttcccCTGGGAGAAGAATAATACATCTGACACGCGAGACGTTAGAAGATGAAATCACAATGTGCTATGCACCTTCGTTGGCATATCCAAAATAAAAGTTCCAGTCTCATACgccattatatatttatattccaCCTAGATCTAGATCTATTTTATCAACCAATGAGACTAGGAGACGCCTATATATTGCTCTTTTGAAGCTTAGCATATAttcatgtgtatatatataatgtttcATGGTAGTTTACCCACATCTAATGAACTCATCAACAGGGAAATTATCCAATCATAACAAGTCAATCACCATCAATTTGAAAACTAACTatattttaatacatataacataatatatataacaaagaTCTATTCGTAATAATTAACCaccaatataattatatataaatatatatgtgtaCAAGATGTCTCTTGTACGGGTTGAGGGATGGATCGGAAACTTGCAGGTCGAGGCAGATGTCGGATCGCTTGACTGGAgcaatggggggtggtacctgcaaagacactccgacgctcaagtcagaatggatctGAGAGGTATTAGATGTGAGGAACGAATGATTACCTGGGGGGACCTGGGTCCTCTATTTATAGGTGAtggtagttatcttatcttatcttgctTGGCTAAGATAAGGGAGGCGTTTAAATTTGAAAGTTGGTTAGGAACTCTAGAGGGCCGGCTTCGGACCCTCTAGAAGGGCGAGGCGGGTTGGACCCGGGTAATCAGGTTTGGACGTAATCCTGGGTCATGGATCCATGGGCTGGATCCGTAATAGTTGCCCCTGCAGCAGGAGAGCGAGCAAGGTCGGTCTGTCGCTGGGAGGTGTGATCTTGATCATGAGCTGGGTCTTTGGTTCTTCTCGGGTAGTCGTTTGGCTTTTGGAGGGGAAGTCGGTGTCCCGGACCTGGCTTTGACGTGCCGAGGATTGGCCGTTCTGGTCCGACGCGGTCCTTCTGTGTCCAAAGCGCCTGTTGCGTTTTTCGAGGCGTGTTTTATTAGTTTCTTTTTCCCGAGGGGCATTTATTGAGAGGGGACGTTTTTAGGTGTCTTTCCCTTTATTGCCCCTATGCGCCTTTTTGTTACTTAGGGCTATTTGCATCTttttcctgtttcttttgaaaCGGTTTTGGCTTTGCATCTTACTTCCATCGTTCATTTCATTTCACTTTCGTTCTCTCTTCTGAAAAATTTCTCCTTCTCTCTGTGGTGCTCTCTGGTGTTTCTTCAAGCTACTACTTCTGCCTCTACGCTTTTTTCAGGCCCCTTTTTCTGCATTTTCAGGTTGGTATGCCTTCGTTTTTCTTGCTTATGTGATGTTTTTGTGGCATTGTATCTTGTTATGCGTTATTCTTGTTGTTTTCCTTTCGTGCTGCATTTGTGTCTTTTTGGGGCGGTGGTATTCGGGTTTGAAGGGGCTGGGCACCGTCGTGTTAGTTCGATAGTGAGTAGTAGGTTTTTTCCTTCCTAGTTTCTGTGTAGGGTTGGTAGGCTGATGGTGGTGCTCCTCCCTGTTTTAGGTATGCACCGGCGGAGGAGTGAGGGTGTGGGTACTCTGATAGCCCCCTCCTAGGGCGTCCCCGCTCGTTACGCTTGGGTGACTAGTGATGTGTGGGGCGTTCCGTCGCGAATGACGGAGGCCAATCTTCAGAGGCTCCGTGATCAGGGGGCGATTTGTGGTGGTGGCGATGCAGAGCGGCAGTACGAGCTTGCCCTCCCGGATGCCGACGAGCGTGTTTGttatctaaatcttgattcacCCACTGTGCCGGACTGGATGTGGGTTTATGAGTCGATGTTCACTCGGCTCGGCGTGCGACTTCCCTTTTCACCGTTTGTTCAGGACTTGCTGAGTCGGTGTTCCGTGGCGCCGTCTCAGCTTCATCCTAATAGCTGGGCCGCCATCTGGTCTTTTGAGCTGGTGTGTCAGTATCTCGATCTTCCGGTGTCTGTTCCTgtgtttctctttcttttcttatgcaCTCTTCCGACTAAGGAGGGGAAGCATAAGAAAGGGTATATGTCGTTCCGGGCTCAGCCTCACCGCCgtatttttggtttgtttgaggATTCTTTCCATGGTTTCAAGAGGGAGTATTTTAAGGTGCGCCCTGTCCGGGGGCATCATCCATTTTGGCTGACCTTAGAGGGTGAGCGTTGGTTTTCAACCTACTGGAACTTCGGTGCCGGTCCGTCGGTTTTGACTAAGGGTACCTATGATGGCTTGTCTCCCGAGGATAAGGATATTGCTAGTGTCTTGTGGTATTTGTTTGAGGAGCGCCCGTTAAATCCTCGGGATGTCATGGGAGATCCTGAGGCCTGTCGAACGTATATTGGTGTGTGGTTTTGCTTCCTTCTTTTTCATGTTTGCTTCCCAATTTTTTGCCTCTGTTGTTTTTTGATGTTTTCTCTTTGGTTTCTCTCAGTTGAGATGGCTGGTGGTTTGAATTCTCTGGCGAGGCTGAAGGCTGCGATGGATCGGGAGGAGGGGTCGTCGGCATCTCCTGCCACCCCTGTCTCTAATCCTGCTGTGGGTTCCCAAGCTGTTTCTCAGGAAGTGGTTTCGGCCAGGGTTAGGGTTGACACCCAGGTCCCTCCTGGTCCCGTGGATTCGCTTGAGGAGGAGGTCGTTGTGGTTTTGGCTGCTGAGGCTTCTCGGAAGAGAAAGAGGCTTGAGGAGCCTAGTAGCGAGACATTGGGGGAAGAGGGTGTCGTTCCTACTGTGATGGATCGACGTTTCGATGCTCCAGGGTTCATAGATCAGCACTTGATGCCTGGCATGGAGCCATTTTTCGATGAATGTGATGTCTCTTTTCAAGCCAAGTCGGTGTATCGTGCCCTTCTCCGGTCTGCCGTTATTGTTCGGAAGGCCGAGCCCGTGATGGCTCAGGTCGGTTTGTTGCATAAGAAGCTTCGCCACTCCCAAGCTGATGTGACCAAGTTGAAAGAGCAGCTTGAATCTACTGAGGTAGCGAGGGAGAAGGCGGTGAAGTCTTCTGAGGAGGCCGGGGCATAGATCCTCCGTCTTTCCGAGGCCGAGACTTCGCTTCTTTCGCAGCTGAGTATGGAGAGGCAGCGGGCTTCCGATGCGGGTTCTTAAGCTGCTGTACTTCTCGGTGAGGTGGAAGATTTAAAGGCCGAAGTTGCTGCTTTAAAAAAGGAGAAGGCAGAGCTGTTGGCTGATGCGAAGAGTGCAATTGCAGCTGCCTAGGAAACGATAAGGGCTCAGGCTTTGGTTTTGGCCCCGGGTGTAGACATGTCTGTGATGGGGGCTTTCAAAACCATCTGTGATGGCCGAATTGTGGACCTCGAGTAGCTTTCTTTGTTatctttgtttgttttgtttattttggatatttgGTTGGCCGTGGGCTGTATGTTTTGGAACTTCGGTTTGTGCCTATTGTGGCCGTTTACATTTTGCTTTTGATAATTCGTATGGCCgtttgttctttttttattttgagacgTTATGTGTTTAAGCCGTTGTGACTTTAGGACCTTCGGTAGGCCGTTAGTATTTTAGGGATATCCGTTTGTTAGGCCCCGAGGGTGATCAGTTCTCGGTGTCGTAGCCGTGTCTTTATTCTGTTTTggggaaaagaaaaggaaaaaacacAATGGAATTTTCTtgggcctcgttaaaaccctcCGTTTCTGGCGGGAAATAGTACCCGTAGTTAAAAGCGTCGTAAGTTGGCGGCATTCCATGTTCTCGGGACTACGTCGCCGTTGAGTCGTTCGAGTTTGTATGCTCCCCTCCCGATGATGGCTTTGACTCTGTATGGTCCTTCCCAATTGGGGGTGAGTTTCCCTTCCCCTGGGGTCGGGGCTCCGATGTCGTTTTGTCGTAGGACGAGGTCGTCGGGTGCAAATTCTCGTTTGATGACGCCGTGGTTATACCTTAAGCTGATTCTTTGTTTTAGGGCTAGTTCTCTGATATGAGCTATGCTTCTTTCTTCGTCGATGAGGTCACGTTCTGCTTCCTCGTCGTTCCCTCCGATCGTTTTTCTGGGGCTCGGGTCTCCTATCTCCACTGGGATGATGGCTTCTATACCGTATGTTAATCAGAAAGGTGTCTCCCCTGTGGTCGTTTGGGGTGTAGTTCGGTATGACCATAGGACCGAACCGAGTTCGTCGGCCCATAGTCCTTTGGTTTCGTCGAGCCGTTTCTTGAGTCCTTTGACGATTATTTTGTTTGCGGATTCCACCTGTCCGTTTGTTTGGGGGTGTTCTACCGAGCTGAAACGGTGGGATATGTGTAGTCCTTCTAGGAATTCTCTGAACTTTTTGTTAGCAAATTGGGTTCCGTTGTCCGAGATGACGATCTCGGGGATCCCGAATCGGGTGATGATCTGTCGCCAGAGGAATTTTCGGCATTGGGTTGCCGTGATGGAGGCCAGGGGCTCGGCCTCGATCCACTTAGTGTAGTAATCTATGGCGACGATGAGATATCGGAGTTGGCCGGGTGCCGTAGGAAAGGGTCTGACAAGGTCGATTCCCCAGGTGCCGAATGGCCGTTCTCCCGATGTGATGCTGAGCTGGTGTGGGGCGGCCTGATGGATATTGGCGTGCCTTTGGCATTTATCGCAATTTTTAACTAGCTTCATGGAGTCCCGGATAACCGTGGGCCAGAAGTAGCCGGCTCGGATGATTTTCTGGGCGAGGATTTTAGCTCCGATATGGTGGCCACAGCATCCTTCGTGGATTTCGCGGAGTATGTACTCCGTGTTTTCGGGTTCGACGCATTTGAGAAGGGGTTGCGAGAGTCCGCGTTTGTATAGTTGTCCTGCGACAATCGTGTAATTGGCGGCTTCTCTTTCTGTTTGTTTCTCCTCTTTGGGGTCTTTAGGTAGGGTTCCGTCGAGGAGGTATTGTAGGATGGGGTAGGTCCATGATCCTTGTCTGGAGAGTGTCAGGCAAGCGTTAGCTGTTGTGAATATGGATGGTGATTTAACGACTTTCTGAATTAGCAATTTGTTGCCGtgtcctggtttggtgctggctagtttggAGAGGATATCTGCTCTGGTATTTCGTTCTCTGGGAACGTGCCGTATGGTAATGTAATTGAACCCTTCTTTCGGTTCATTTACATTGGCGAGGTATTATTGAAGTAAAGGGTCGCGTGTTTGGTAGTCTTCGTTGATTTGGGAGCGGACTACCTGTGAATCGGTGCTTACTTCCAGGACTTTCGCTCTGACGTCTTTGGCTAGGGCTAGGCCTGCCAGGAGGGCCTCATATTCTGCTTGATTGTTAGAAACTGGGAATTTGTATCGTACTGACTGTTTGATTACGACCCCGTTTTGGCTTTCGAGTATGACCCCGGCACCTCCGGTGGTGACGTTTAATGAGCCGTCG
The Arachis duranensis cultivar V14167 chromosome 5, aradu.V14167.gnm2.J7QH, whole genome shotgun sequence genome window above contains:
- the LOC127747788 gene encoding peptidyl-prolyl cis-trans isomerase FKBP16-3, chloroplastic-like produces the protein MVNTNSRKDFLGLALGISSLFVGSLEAKGADLSPEDKPKLCDEACEKEHDNVTMVTTESGLQYKDIKVGQGSSPQLDFR